Within the Gadus chalcogrammus isolate NIFS_2021 chromosome 15, NIFS_Gcha_1.0, whole genome shotgun sequence genome, the region GGTCCACTCTGACACCGAGGTGGGGGCCTCAGAGGTCAGGTGGGGGTCCGTTCTGACACCGAGGTGGGGgcctgaggaggaggggtggatgtCGGGGCCTCAGAGGTCAGGTGGGGGTCCGCTCTGACCCCGAGGAgggggtctgaggaggaggggtggatgtCGGGGCCTCAGAGGTCAGGTGGGGGTCCACTCTGACACCGAGGTGGGGgcctgaggaggaggggtggatgtCGTGGCTGcagaaggtggtgctggtgacGGTGGGTGACCGGGTCGGGCGTGGAGGGCcaacaaggatggcttccgtcTTGGAGCTATTGAGTAGCAGGAAGTGAGCCGTCCTCCaggcctttgtctcctccaggccgGCGCAGAGTGTGGATAGggctgcagagggggggggctttgtttTGATGTAGAGTTGGGTAGCAGTCGAAAGACATTCAATGCCGACGTGCGCGTCCGATTCATGGAGACGGGGCGGTAGTTGGCAGGTGCTGCGGGGTCAGAGCTGGCAGGTATTTACTGAACAGAATCCCTTTACGTCAGAAGAGAACAACTAGCTCCGCTAACGTCAGTGCTAGGGGCTTCTTTTGTTGCTCGACAGCAAACCCAAGGCCTTGGAGCGCGACGTCACAGAGATGGACCCTGCACTCCGGTTAatgctgcaggagaaggagagggctgTGAGGACGCTGCAGGAGACTGTGGAGGTATACTCACaggcatggcacacacacacacacacacacacacacacacacacacacacacacacacacacacacacacacacacacacacacacacacacacacacacacacacacaaacatccgactcaaacacacatctgGCACGGAGGCcccactacttcctgtctgggatCGGAAGTACGCCCGATCAAAAGTACTGAAAGTGAAAGTATGTGATCTACTACTCACACatgctcctcctcatctccacctTCTCTGTCCTCTCATTGGTCGATCATCCGCTCCCAACAGCTTCTTCTACTAAAAGTAAACTCTAAAGATTCATGTTCTAAACATGCCAACAGAGAGTTTACAAGGCATTTTCCAATAACGAGAAATCCATAAAGGTTTCGCGTTTCTTGGATTATGGAGATTGTGTTTTAAATTGATTGGATTTATTAGTGAACCATGTTCCTCAAGCCTTGTAAGATCAAAGGGACACATCAAAGGTGTTGTTCGTCCATAACATGCAAGGTGTGCAGCTCCCCCAGTGGGAGTTCAGTTGTACTACATCTATTTTAGATTCACCGATCTAAATGGGGTGACCTTTGACATTGTCGTAAATCACTGAATGAATGATGtacgacaataatgaacacaatcCTAGATGAgctagagaggagagcagagataatagaggaggagaaaagagaggggatgagaggagaggattgagaggagaggagaggatggagaggagaggagaggagaggattgaGAGGAGAGCTGACAAGAAAAGTcacagtactcacacacatggggaGTATCTTTACATGTAGTCACTGTGacctttgtgtaagtgtgtaacaCAGGGTGGGTTGTTGTATATTGGAGATTAATTTAATGGTTCATCAACAACAAACTTTTAGATTTCTTCAATGATTTAAAACGTTCCATCAATCTCAGATCATCAAAATTAAGGGTTTAGAAATAAACAATTTTATTTGTTGTATCACACTTACAGAAACAGTATTTTACAGAAACAGTATTAATACTGAACACTATTTGCctggaatgtatctattcccCTGAAATGATCCATTACAatgataatgtaggcctacgcattacaatatttgcattttatttttattaaaatcactgcaaaaaatattatatcTTTAAACGTGTAAAAGAAATAAAGgaaaacagacacataaatgGAGTGTAATATAACCCTTTATAAAGGGTTATATTACACAACTACAGGGTTAATTCTTAAATATATTCTCCTCGTTAAATGACAGCAGTATGACATTAATGCAGATCTCTCAGATCTCAcatagtagagattctaattctattctaattcaggaaacaacatttgttgttttggtcgtttgattattttattatcaaacaaaggtcctagtctgtttgattgacaggtgagatgatcaggggggcagagtttctACCTTCTTCTTGATACCATGGATCGAGgattggatagagaggctcagtgaaggtgcagccagtagcagagtagatatgaaccctggcttccacatcatagaaggagaccagaccctcatcataatcaacaaacacccccaccttctggagctcagctctcagggGGAGACGGACAGAAGGGTCATCACTAAATACCAACCCATCATTGTCGTAGGAAAGAGTCCAGTAACCTGTCTCAGGGGTCGTCTCTGTCTCACcttttctgtcgatggactctctggccactcctaaccaccatgcagtcttgtctttaacctggacctcaaagtaaaatctccctgaggagaagctctgcctcgtgagaacagATGTATAGTATGTAAATCTCTTATGGTTGTCTGGGAGTTCCTTCTCTtcacctccatcatgtacttgtttcccatcctcagacaggatgagccaGACActagctgtatcaggatccagagtcacatctacttcatacttctggaccctcttcagttcagcatcatcaggcagcttcttcatctccatgttcagtgtctcctccagctgatccagggatctcctcaaggtcccttcgtatgacggaggacggacctccaccgtggtccagtccctggtgggtggaggatccttcagggatctgaaggtctggaggaagtggaggtggtcttcagtgtgtgagagccgctttacctctgagcttctattggtcagatcttctatttcctgctccagctctttgatgaggtcttcagctcgtttcactgtggatttcagtttctttTTAACCGTTTTTTTGTATTCATCCCGGCCCTTTCTAACACAGCCTATCAGAGCAGTGAAGACCTGCCCACCAtgggctatctctctgtctgcgtctttgTTGCTCAGTTCCACTGTGTCTttgatctccttaatcttttgttttctctcctggatcatctgcggaacttcagcctctatcttccccagctgggccgtcttcacttcatattcctcctttagaggtacaacaggatgggacttgtggtctgtcactgtgcacaacagacacacacacacctgttcagtctggcagaagagctccagaagtcgttcgtgtttcttacacatcaagtcttccagacggtccataggctcgaccagcagATGTTTCTGCAGGCGAGCGACTacctgatgtggctccaggtgggtttggcagtaagaggtaAAACAcattaggcaggacttcacggccttctgctgggtcccagtacagacgtcacagggaacttctgctggttcaacacaaggctgctcttttactcgtaCGGTTGTTCTAATCTGAGCAGCCAGCTCTGATAAGAAGGTATTGACCTGAAGATCAGGTCTTGTGTTGAAAAGCttgttgcaaacaggacatttgtactggacttgttcatcccagaactttgtaatacaggttctgcagaagttgtgtccacatgcggTGGAAACTGGActgttgaacacatccagacagatggaacatgaaaagttttCTTCAGACCACGAAGTGTTAGCacaggccattcctagacacagacgacaaggtttatgtattgagcaataCAGATTTCTAATTCGATAACGGGAAGAGATGTTTTAACTTTCGCAAAGTTGTGCTGTTTTACTTACTTGTTCTTATTGTCAGACTTTTTGTCCCAAAATGCGATTTATTTTCTCCTGAACGGGAGAACAGCTTCGAGGTGGGTTGCTTTGGTTTCGTTTCCTCAATATgacgtcctctcctcccctaacacatGGCTCCTCCCTTAACccttggctccgcccccacgaACACACTCAGACTTTGGTGTATTCATGCACTGTGTAGGCTACATAAATGCGTTGATGTTTTCTCTTCTTTGCGGCATTCAAATATGTTCAACCTTAAAAAGATTGGACACAGAGAGCccgggaaaaaaataaactttgattcagtggtgagttgtgttgtgACTAACTGAGTAAGAGCTGTAAGAATACATTTGACTTGATTTTGACTGTTCCTGGTATTTTCTCCACAGTCTTAATATAAAAACAACCCTCTCCATGTGTGCCCATATAACCTGTGCTATTATGGTTATTTCATATTAAGTTAACGCTGGGTAGTGGTGGTGCTAGTGATATAAGGCTTCTCTCCCAGATTCTAACCTCCTAAAACCTCTAAGTCATGTGACTCGGGGTAGGGCAGACGAACCTGACCGACGAGTTCACCTTCAGTCAGCCAAATAAACACTTGCAGCCATGCAGCAGATAATTCCACTGAATTAAAAATAGCTTTACCTAGAAAATTCACAAATAATAGGATGGAAGACTTAATGTATTGTTAATAAAAGTATGGTGGGGATCGCGAGGAGCAGCAACATGTGAGGACTGTGACGCAaataagcacataagctgcaatatctgcacatagccacaagggagcagcaccaaacatataagctgtaATTACTGCTCATGGACACAAGATGGCAGCATCATCAAACATATGAGTAGGCTGGAGGCGGGCTCTCAAAAccatagccaatcagaggacgTAGTGCGTcatataggccacgcctactccATACAGAGCAGAACCCAGAAGAGGATAGAGATACTAGAGGCAGGTTAACCTCGGATGCTCCGCTAAGCGTCGCTCCGCGTGTgtatacaattcccctcctatTGTTTCATGTTTACCACACCGAAACCAGGCCAAATGAAGAGTGCTAAAAGCGATCCTGACTGGAGTACCTTTTCTGAAtaacgaaaaaaataaaaatccaaaCTCAACTTATTCTTCTGTAAATGTGGCCTTTTATGATTTGTTGCGGCTGTGGACAGACGGCCAGCCCTCATATGTAAACCCTCCTTGTGTTTGACATTTGTATGCAAACTGCCAGGACGgggtggggttagacagtgcttAATGATAaatgtggtaatggaacaggtaggggttagacagtgttggAGGATATATGTAGGTTAgagtctaacccctccctgttctATTActacatatatccttaaacactgtctaacccctccctgttccattaccacatatatccttaaacactgtctaaccgttagacagtgtttaaggatatatgtggtaatggaagaGGGtgcagggttagacagtgtttaaggatatatgtggtaatggatcagggaggggttagacagtgttggAGGATATGGTAATGGAACAGAAAAAGTCCGTACATTATTTCTTGGGTGAGattgatatgcatttctgaaagtaacccgcctacagttaccaaacgagcgagtcagtttcggcacagttgaatattacctcccggctccactcccccactcccctccaatcagagcatagctaagattttgtggaccagcggacgagcagctgaGCAGCTTGAGGCCACGGGACCATGGACCATGCTCgctcgtgtttacagtggatgcatcgcaatgccgaggcgcacaaagcttttggccgtgttctgtaaatattcactccgggtgctccggcgggagtcctggagctctatatctaaataatatcatattatacatagatatatattatatcatatcataGCGCTGAAAATAGCGCTGAAAATCAATCCATGATTTTTATAGCAGAAGTGCAGTCAGGATTTCCATTGCAATTTACTTTACGTGGCTACTAATTATCCAAAAGCTTGTACTTTAATTTATGCAAGATGTTAAAATATGGTTTACTTGCCAAAGTAGGATATTATATAGGCGGCAAAACGCTTAGCAATTTGGAGGGGGTTTACATTCTGCCTATAGTGTCATTATTCTTCAAATTGTGCAGCGCTTTGCCTTTCATGTTGGACATAAATAGCCTGAAACATTTAGATTTCAAGCCTTAACATAGCCTATCCCGTCCACCTGGAGAGAGCAACAATAATGGGGAACCACTTTACAAGGAGTCGCCTGGTTTGCACAAACTAGTGGAATATTGACTCAAGTGGTGGCCTAGTAAGACTACTGACGAGCCTAAACATTGGAGACATTGCCATACAAAAAATGTgacaaggaaaaaaaataacagactagtgtgtacgtgtgtgaaaGATTTAGGGATTTGTTGACGTTTGTCGTTACGATTGTCCTTGGGTGATTTGGTTACAGTAATATTACGATGCAAGTGAGATCATGATTTACGTTATTTTTTTGAATGATTCTTTTGTGCAATTTCCTAAATGTAAACATTGTCTCCTTTTTTTAAAGGTTTATATGGAAAATGTTTTCATTCAGTTGGACAATGTTgtcaaatgtaaagtaaaacCTAGGCTATTTTAATAACACTTTTGACACGAtttttctcttccttctgaAAACTGAACATACCTATAGCTGCCAGAAGGGGGCGCGCTTACACTTCTGTGCCTCCCCATTTTTGTCGATGTAGGGTTGAGAAAACAACGTTGTAATTAATCAGTTAACAAATAATGCGCGTGTAGTAAGAAAGGCTTGACCAACCGATAGGCAAAATTCAAATAGACACTATAATGGTCCCAATTTGACAATTTTTAAAACAAAGCTGAATTTTCGGGGGGTTGgccgtgggagggggggggggggggattcagacCCTTATGTTAAATTCAGGCAATGTGTGTGCCCGTTCGATCATGCCAGATAAAGAGAAGACTAAACAAACATCTAGTCACTGTTCTATTTGGCTTCAGCTTACTGCTGAGCCATTGCTAAACACATTCTAAGTAATAAATGAATCCCCAGTCAGTCTGGATTGTTGTTATATGCATGACATATACAGGTATGTCACAAATGTGAGTGGTCCTATAACAAAGCAATTTGGAAGACCTGGCTTGACTTGGCCTACAATGGTCATGCTTTAGCGTTTCATGAGTCTCAGATATGGCGCTCGATGGATCCGAATTCATGGCAATGATTCAGTACAAATACAATGCATATCCACTCAAGCTTTCACACAGCCTCTTGTTTGTTATGCTGACCCAAATAGCTGGAATCTTAACCCTGCAGACAAagctgtttgtgtatttttggtgtgtgtgctgactCTCCAGGAGACAGACTCCTCGCCCCAATATCCTCTCACTTGGCCCGTCAGCTGTTCACAGTGGAAGGAAGCAGTCAATCCGCGTGCGTGTGGACACTTTTTGTTTTAATGTGACCTTGTAAATCATACATACAGGCATCCTCCCATCGACCATTACTCAGGGCCTGACGTGTCTTCTTATTGGTTAGCGTGCTTGTCTGAACTTGACATGGCTGCCTCTCATCTCACAAGCCACAATTCCCGCATTCACCCTTTGTGAATAATAGTTTGTTCAATCCACCCCATCCAACATAGTTTTGTCTTCTGATAATTAATACTCCAGTGTCAAATCAATCTACGTTTAAAGAGGTAAGAGGTTTAAGAGGATAGAAAAGGTACTTTGTGTAACACTTCCTTTTTGTATAATTCCAAATAAGCGTCATCTTCCGCATTAGGTCCAAAGACGTCATATCAGGGAATCTGACATTTTAGGTCCAAGTATGGTAacacatttattcatttaaGAACATTTCTCAATGCTTAAAAAGCCACTTATTACAAAAGGATTTCACAGTACCCTTTACTGGTATGCCTTTGCTAAGAATATGGTAAATGTACGGTATTACATTCAGGTTTAAGAAGGCAAATAAGTTTCAGTCTGGTACCTGTTACCCCTTTGTTTCTTTTTCACTTTTACACCCGTTTAATTTAAGTAAATCCAGAAATTAGGTATATCATGAAAAGGTTCTGTTTCACTCTTTCTTTTGCGTTTTTAGCTTAACTTGTTATTCACCAACATGTTGAAAAGTGTACTAATCGTATACGCTACACTCCTGTAAGTGGCTGAACGTCCAAAACAGCCACTTATAGCAACAAGTAGGCCTGCTTCAGTTAGAAAGCATGACAATAATGCGGCATAATCGTTGAGAACTCTTCTTTTAGATGACATATGCACGACTGATCGCCATGGAGGAGCCACACgtgttttgttttatacatttatgtAGATCGACTTCTCTTAGCCATAATAGCCATGCTATGGGTGTCCTCTTCCTTTTGCAGACGTCGCTGGCGAGGTGTGAGTGGAAGCGGAGGTTCCTCAGGGTCGGCCGGGTCCGGCCTGGGCCTTGTACGAGTCCAGATGCCGGGTCAGGTCCCCGATGCGCACGTCCTTCAGGTGCACAAGGTGCTCCAACCTGTTCACCTTCATCTGCAGGATCtagcgcacgcgcacacacacacacacacgctcacacacaaacacgccgaacacacacagggcaacatacagaggcacacacacacacacacacacacacacacacacacacacacacacacacacacacacacacacacacacacacacacacacacacacacacaggcacacacacaggtatagacacaaacacattcataggcacacagacacacacacacacacacacacacacacacacacacacacacacacagccacacacagccacacacacacacacacacacagccacacacacaggtatagacacaaacacattcataggcacacacacacacacacacacacacacacacacacacacacacacacacacacacacacacacacacacacacacacacacagccacacaaaagGACAAAAAGGGAAATAGTAGAAATAGTCTCAGCGGTTTGTGAGATGTTCTAATAGTGCTGATGACACCTCCAGCTGAAAGCTCCCCCGGTTTCGACAGACGGACGTTTCATCCTCTGAGGAGGTAAGAGTCACGTCCGCTCAACACTCAGTGAGTCATAGACCACAGCTaatgacacatgttggacatccACATTttgcacacacggacacacacacacacacacacaaacatacacatacacacacactgacgcactcCACACCCCACACCGCgtcaaacaccacacacacacacacacacacacacacacacacacacacacacacacacacaaatgtacacacacacacacacacaaatgtacacacacacacacacacacacactcacacatacactacaAGGCGCATGTATATAGTTTACCGGAAGGCTGAGAAACTTGATTAAATGAAATGATCTCACAGCTGAGTGCAACTTGCATTACAGAATCGTTTTGTACATCAATCTGTTTTACCACGTCTCACTTCTTGACCATTGCCAACGCagcagatgacacacacacacaaactcaagcaTTTTGTCTCTTTTAAAGGTTAAAGTATCACAAGGCACAGACTAACCACAGAATTAGAACAAAGTCTATTTGCAGATTCCAACGGTCAGCAGTGGTATATTTTTAGTATAGGCTGTATGTTCTAATGTGCGTTTGCTCGGTCCCGTCAGGTAAAATGTATATTATGCCACTGGAGAAAATTTGGTTGCGGCCAGGTATTACAAACACTTTCAATCCATCATGAATACAACATGAAAGTAAGCAAATTGCAGAGAGCAAAAATATACTGAGTGTAATCAGTTGTGCATATGCAGCCTTCAAATGAAGTACAAACAGAATAgcctatgcattttttttttcatttgtgttAAAACTTCATCGTCTGCTTGGAGATAGAAGACTCAGTTGGAACCCTGTATCTTCTGATGAAGGTAGGAGCTTCAGGGGTTGGTCAGTACACTCCAGCATGGCATGGCCCATAATTACGACCTCGTCGATCGCAAAGGTCAAAGAGATGAGATTGGTTCACTCCGAAAGCTTTGCTGGCCACTCAAATACCAACTAAGCCAATCGTATTGGTCAGATACAGTCAAAAAAGACGATTAAGTTCGCTAGAAAAGATCATCATTTTGGGTCAGACATTAAAAACAATTCTCTTTTCTAGATAAATACAGACATTGATGTACCTGCTTGGAAATGGCCTCAGCACTATTCTGAAAGAGGAACCTATCATCATACACAAAATGCTTTTTTTAGTATTTGACACATTCAGTTCAAGAAAAGCCTCTCTACACCAAGACACCATCGCCCGGCCGCTGAACTTGTTTCACCCCCTTCTGCAGGCTAACTCTGAACGAGTCATCTACAATCCTTAAAATGTGTCTGGTCGTAACTTTCCCCGACAGCTATTTGTGTACAGAATACAAAGAGGTGGAGAGATGTTACATCCTTGGATTGAACCAGTGGATGAGTAGAGCTTGTGTGTCACTTTGAATGTTACATCTGCAACTGAAGAGGGAAtctggtctctgtgtgtgtgtgtgtgtgtgtgtgtgtgtgtgtgtgtgtgtgtgtgtgtgtgtgtgtgtgtgtgtgccatgcctGTGAGTATACCTCCACAGTCTCCTGCAGCGTCATCAcagccctctccttctcctgcagcatTAACCGGAGTGCAGGGTCCATCTCTGTGACGTCGCGCTCCAAGGCCTTGGGTTTGCTGTCCAGCAACAAAAGAAGCCCCAAGCACTGACGTTAGCGGAGCTAGTTGTTCTCTTCTGACGTAAAGGGATTCTGTTCAGTAAATACCTGCCGTTCACCGGGAACCTTTGGATTCTTTTGCTGCCCTCCACGGCTTTCATCTGAGCCTGAATGAGGGCCTCCAGTACATGTGTTTCTGACGAGCACAGCAGACAAAGCCTCAGAAGAAGGCCCTGTCGCTGAGTCCGGG harbors:
- the LOC130404561 gene encoding E3 ubiquitin-protein ligase TRIM39-like; the encoded protein is MACANTSWSEENFSCSICLDVFNSPVSTACGHNFCRTCITKFWDEQVQYKCPVCNKLFNTRPDLQVNTFLSELAAQIRTTVRVKEQPCVEPAEVPCDVCTGTQQKAVKSCLMCFTSYCQTHLEPHQVVARLQKHLLVEPMDRLEDLMCKKHERLLELFCQTEQVCVCLLCTVTDHKSHPVVPLKEEYEVKTAQLGKIEAEVPQMIQERKQKIKEIKDTVELSNKDADREIAHGGQVFTALIGCVRKGRDEYKKTVKKKLKSTVKRAEDLIKELEQEIEDLTNRSSEVKRLSHTEDHLHFLQTFRSLKDPPPTRDWTTVEVRPPSYEGTLRRSLDQLEETLNMEMKKLPDDAELKRVQKYEVDVTLDPDTASVWLILSEDGKQVHDGGEEKELPDNHKRFTYYTSVLTRQSFSSGRFYFEVQVKDKTAWWLGVARESIDRKGETETTPETGYWTLSYDNDGLVFSDDPSVRLPLRAELQKVGVFVDYDEGLVSFYDVEARVHIYSATGCTFTEPLYPILDPWYQEEGRNSAPLIISPVNQTD